ATCCAATTTTCGTGATCTTGGCGGCTATGCGGCGCAGGGCGGGCGCCTGGTGCGCTGGCGGCGGCTGTTTCGCTCCGACCACCTGGCCGCTTTGACGGCGCAGGACGCGCAGGCATTGGCCGCTTTGGGCCTGGCCCGTGCGGTGGACCTGCGCGGACAGCTGGAAAGCGCCGCCCAGTCCTACTCGCTGGCCGCCGTGCACTACCACGCGCTGCCGATCGAGCCCACGGTGGTGCAGCGCGCCAAGGAAATGGCGCAGGCCGGCCAGCAGATGACCGCGCCGGTGGCCCGCCATCTGATGGAGGACACCTACCGCGCCTTCGTCTCCGACAACACCCCGCAGTTCGCCGCGCTGTTCGCGCATCTGCTGGAAGAAGACACGCCGCTGGTCTTTCACTGCACCGCCGGCAAGGACCGCACCGGCTTTGCTGCCGCGCTGATCCTGCGCACGCTGGGCGTGCCCGAAGACGTGGTGATGCAGGACTACCTGCTCACCAACGGTCTGTACCGCCGCCCGCAGGCGGTGCAGGGCTCGGCGCCGCAGGAGGTGCTGGACGTCATCTGGCAGGTGCAGGCCGGCTTTCTGCAGGCCGCTTTCGACGCCGTGGAGCGCGACCACGGCAGCCTGGCGCGCTACCTGACGCAGCAGCTGCGGCTGGACGATGCCGCGCGCGAGCGGCTGGCGCAGCTGTACCTGCAGCCGCCGGCGGGCGCGTAGCGCGGCGCGCACCGCATGGGCGCAAAAAAAGCAGCCGAGGCTGCTTTTTTCGTGTTGTGCCGCTGCCGCTCAGGCCGTGGCGTCCTTGAGCTTCTTGAGGGCGCGGGTCTTGATCTTGACCGAGGCCGGCTTGGCGGCGAACCAGCGCTCCTCGCCCGTGAACGGGTCCTTGGCCAGGCGCTTCTTGCGCGCCTCGACCTGGTGCAGGTTGATCTTGAGCAGGCCGGGCAGGGTGAACTCGCCCGAGCCCTTCTTGTGCACGGAAGCCAGGATGGCGCCTTCCAGCGCCGCGAGCACGGCCTTTACGTTCTTGGACTCCACGCCCGACTGCTCGGACAAGTGGGCGACCAGCGTGGTCTTGTTGAAGACGTCCTTGACCGGCTTGAGGGCGGCAGGCGCCTTCTTGGCGGGCACGGCCTTTGCAGGAGCTGCGGACTTGGCCGAAGCAGTCTTCTTGGCCGGCGCGGCGGTGGTTTTCTTTGCAGTTGCCATGATGTGGTTGATTGCTTGTCTGAAGTTGCTGTACAGGCCCAGCCCGTGCTGGTGAGCGGATTCTAGGGCGCTATCCCGGGCGTGGCGCAGCCGCAGCCGCTTGCGTGCGTCAGAAAACCACGCATTCGCACTGCTGCAGCACTGCGGCGGCGCAGTTGGAGGGTGCGCGCATCGGCGCTAAGCTGGCGGCGCCAGCGCATCGCGCAGGGCACCGCCAACCAAGGAGCAACGGCCATGAGCGACAACTCTCCCTTCGGCTTCGCACGCTTCGTGCCGGGGTTCGACTTTTTGCAAAGCCTTGCCAAGGGCGCCGCTGGCGGTATGCCGGGCCTGCCCGGCTGGGTGGCCCCTACGGCCAGCGTCCAGGAGCTGGACAGGCGCATCCAGGAGCTCAAGGCGGTGCAGTTCTGGCTGGAGCAAAACGCCCGCGCCCTCACCGCCACGGTGCAGGCGCTGGAGGTGCAGAAGATGACCCTGGCCACGCTGGCCGGCATGAACGTGGCCGTGGGCGACGTGGCCGCGGCTTTGGGTGGCATGGGTGCGGCAGCTGCGTCGCCCGCACCCGCCCCGGCAGCGCCGCCACGGCCCGCGCCGCAGCCGCAGCCAGCGCCGCAAGGCAGCAGCGAGCCTGCCGGCGCCGCGCCGGGCGCTGCCGACCCGCTGCAGTGGTGGGGCGCGCTCACCCACCAGTTCCAGCAGATCGCCGCCCACGCCATGCAGGACGCGGCCACGCAGCAGGCCGCGTTCGACGCCACGCGCGACATGGCCGGCGGTGCGTTCAAGACCGCCAGCGACATGGCCACGCAGTGGGCGCAGGCCGCCGGCGGCGATGCCGCGGCGCCCGCCAGCCCCGGCGCCGGGCGCGCCGCCACCGCCACCGCGGCTGAGCCGGCGGCAGGCAAGAAGGCGGCTGCCAAGAAATCTGCTAAAAAACAGCTCTAACGCCCGCCAGTCAAGCGCCAGCAGCTATCAAAAATGAGTGACTGCGGGCGCTGTGGCAGACGCTTCAGGCCGGCAGCTGCGCCGGCTGCACACCGGCGCCTGCGCCCTGCGGGCCGCAGAAGGCGAAGTCCAGCTCCGGTGCCAGGCCGCTGACGATGCGCGCGATGGAGCGGCCCGAGCCGCAGGCGTGCGTCCAGCCCAGCGTGCCGTGGCCGGTGTTCAAGAACAGGTTGGGCACGCGCGTGCTGCCGATCAGCGGCACGTTGCTGGGCGTGGCCGGGCGCAGGCCCGACCAGTACTGCGCTGCGGCGGTGTCGGCGGCGCCGGGAAAGAGCTCCTCCACGCGCCGCACGATGGCCGCGCAGCGCACCTCGCTCAAGGCGCGCGAATAGCCGTTCAGCTCCGCAGTGCCGGCCACGCGCAGCACGTCGCGCGCCGCGCGCCCGCCCTGGGCGGCGCTGGTGTAGCGCGAGAAGACCAGCTTGAATTCGTCGTCCGTCAGGCTGGTTTGGTAGGCCAGGGCGGCGTCGCGCACGGGCAGCGTGACCGAGTAGCCCTTGGCCGGGTAGATGGGCAGCGAGATGCCCAGCGGCTGCACCAGCAGCGGGCTGTGCGCGCCCAGGGCCAGCACATAGGCGTCGGCCTGCAGTCGCTCGTAGCGGCCTTCTTCGTTGGTGATCTCCACGTGGTCGATGCGTCCGCCTGCCTCGCGCAGGGCGGTGATGTGGCAGCCCATGCGCCAGCGCGCTCCGGCGGCCTCGGCCGCGCGGGCCAGCTCGCGCGTGAACAGGTGCGCGTCGCCCGATTCGTCCTCGGCCGTGAAGGTGGCGCCGGCCAGGCGATCGCGCATGGCGGCCAGGGCCGGCTCGATGCGGATGGCTTCCTCGGCGCTGACCACCTGGCGCTCGCAGCCCAGGGCGCGCATCTGCTCGGCGGGCGCAAGCGCGCCGTCGAACTCGCGCGCGCTGGTGTAGAAGTGCAGGATGCCCTGGGTGCGCTGGTCGTACTGCAGGCCCAGGTGCTCGCGCAGCTCGCGCAGCACATCGCGGCTGTAGGTGCCCAGCTGCACGATCTGGTGGATGTTGTGGCGTGTGCGCGCCGGCGTGCATTCGCGCAGGAACTGCAGGCCCCACAGCCACTGGCGCATGTCCGCGCGCAGGCGAAACAAGAGCGGCGCATCCTCCTTGCCAAGCCACGACAGCACCTTCAGCGGCGCGCTCGGGTTGGCCCACGGCTCGGCGTGGCTGACGGAGATCTGCCCGCCGTTGGCCAGGCTGGTCTCGGCGCCGGGCACGGCCTGGCGGTCGATGACCGTGACCTCGTGGCCGAGCTGCTGCAGGAAGTACGCGGAGGTGGTGCCGATGACGCCGGCACCCAGGACGATCACTCGCATGGTCTTACAAGCCTTTTTCAAGGTTTGCGCAGACTGGGCGCGCGCTGGCAGCTATTCAATTGATAGCAAAAGGGCGGCGCCATGGTCTGGCTGCCGCTCCCCCTGTCCTTGTGACCTGAGAGATTCGCCTGTGCGCTGGGTGCGCTGCGGGCTTGCTCCTTCGGTGCGCCCTGCGTTGCGCGGGCGGCTCTCCAGACGGCTATTGCTGTGTGTGCAGTACGGTACCTGAGCGTGTATGGGAGTTTGCGCCTTCGGTGCAGCAGCCGTGACCGGCCGCTGGCTCTCCTGCAGCGCGCATGGTAGCAGGGCGTGCCATCAATGGCGGCGCGGGTCGTTGGGACGGCGGTCGTAGCGGTTGGGCACGCCGTCGCGGTCGCGGTCCCAGCCGCCCTGGTTGAACTGCCATTGGCCATGGCGCTGCTCCCAGCGTGGCTGGCGATAGTGCTGGCCATGGCGCACGCGCACCCACGTGCCGGGTACCCACTGGTAGCGGTGGCCGCGCCATTCCCAGTGGCCCTGCGACCAGGCCATGCCGCGGCGCGGAGCCGGCACGCGCTCGTAGCGCGGCGGGGGCGGGGCGGTCTGCACCACATAGGCCGGCTGCGCGGCGTGCGGCCCGGTCTGGATGACGACGGTGGCGCTGGGCGCGGCCTGCGCGGCGCCGCTGGCTCCCAGGCCCAGGGCCAGGACGGTGGCTGCGGCGGCGAGGGTGGAGGTGATGCGGTTCATAGTGATCTCCCTGGTTGGATTCGGTGACCCGATGCCAGCCATGGTCCCGCGCCTGCGTGAACGCTGGCCTGCGCCTCGGTAGCGTGGGCGCAAATGTTTGTGAGCAAACGTCACAAACGGAGTGAGCCTGCTGTGAAAGATAGAGGTCAAATAGCCCCCCAGCCCTTGCTGGACAAGCGCTGGCAGCTCTCTTTTTTGATAGATGCTTGGCTTACGCCTGCCGGCTCGGCGGGCGCTGCGGCGCGGGCGCCACGCGGCGCATGGCGGTGAAGGCCTCGAACTCCCAGCCGCGCAGCGCCATCAGCAGCGTGCAGCCCTCGCGCTCGGCCTCGGGCAGGCGCTGGTCGGCCAGGTGCTGCTGGGCAAAGTCCTGTGCCACGCGCTGCATGCGCTCGGTGAAGGCCGCCACCTGGCTGCGCGCGATGCTGCCGTGCACCAGCAGCACGCCTTCGCCCGGGCCGTCGAAGGCGCCGCCGAAGTAGTCCAGCAGCGCGTGCTCGCGGAAATACTCCATCACCGGGCCGCGCGGACGCCAGCGGAAGGTCTTGGCGAGCTTCAGGCGGTAGCGGTTGCCCGGGCGCAGCTCGATGATGCCGATGCGGTCCAGCTGCGCCAAGTATTTCACGCCCTCAGCCTCGGTGAGGCGGTAGGTGGTCAGCACCTGGGCCAGCGTCCACTGGCTGAGCATGGAAATCGCCATCAAGAGCAGCTTCTTGTCGGCCACCACGGCGCGCTCCTGCTCCTGCGTCAGCTCGTGCAGCAGGGGCTGGCTGTCGGCCACGCGCCGCGCCAGGTCGGCGAAGTCGAGCCTCAAGGCGCGGCAGATGGCGTCCACGCGCGACAGCGGCATCTCGCCGCGCGCCAGCATGCGCTTGACGCTGGACTCGGCCATGCCCAGCGCGCGGCCCAGGTCGGCGTAGGTCATGCGGGCGGCCTTCAGCTCTGCTTTCAGGGCGGCGACCAGGTCGGTGGTGGTGCTCATGGCAAAAGTATCCCACCGCGATACCACCAGTGGCCTGGCGCGTGGGCCGGGCGCAAAGAGTCATCGGCGGCGCCGGCTTTGTTTGCACAATGCGCCACCTTCCTTCAGGCCCTCTTGCCATGACCGAGCACTCCGCGCAGTCCCATCCCAACCAGTTCGCGCTGCTGGCCCAGCGGCGCTTTGCACCGTTCTTCTGGACGCAGTTCGCCGGCGCGGCGAATGACAACCTGTTCAAGTTCGCCTTCACCGTCATGGTGACCTACCAGCTGCAGGTGGCGTGGCTGCCGCCCTCGCTGGCGGGCCTGGTCATCGGCGCGCTGTTCATCCTGCCGTTCCTGCTGTTTTCGGCCACGGCCGGGCAGCTCACGGACAAGCTGGAGAAGACGCGCATCATCCGCTTCGTCAAGAACCTGGAGATCGCCATCATGCTGGTGGCCGCTGCCGGCTTTGTCGCAGGCAGCGCGGCCGTGCTGCTGGCCTGCGTGTTCCTGATGGGGCTGCACTCCACGCTGTTCGGGCCGGTGAAGTTCGCCTACCTGCCGCAGGCCTTGAACGAGCGCGAGCTGACGGGCGGCAACGGCATGGTGGAGATGGGCACATTCGTTGCCATCTTGCTGGGTAACGTGGCCGGCGGGCTGCTGGTGGCGCTGCCCCAGGTGGGCCACACCAGCGTGGCCGTGGCCTGCGTGCTGCTGGCGCTTGTCGGGCGCGCGGTGGCGCAGGTCATTCCTGCCGCCCCCGCCACCGATCCGGGCCTGGTCATCAACTGGAACCCGGTCAGCGAAACCTGGCGCAACCTGCAACTGGCGCGAAGCAACCTGGTGGTGTTCCGCTCGCTGCTGGGCATCTCGTGGATGTGGTTCTTCGGCGCGGTGTTCCTGTCGCAGTTCCCCAGCTTTGCCAAGGAGGTGCTGCACGGCAACGAGCAGGTGGCGTCGCTCTTGCTGGTGGTGTTTTCCGTCGGCATCGGCACGGGCTCGCTGCTGTGCGAGGTGCTCTCGCGCCGGCATGTGGAGATCGGCCTGGTGCCGCTGGGTGCCATCGGCATGAGCGTCTTCGCCATCGACCTGTACTTCGCCTCGCGCGGCGCGGCGGCGCCCGCCGGCGGCCAGGTCATGGGGCTGGCGGCCTTCCTGGCCGACCCGGGGCACTGGCGCGTGATGGCCGACCTGGCCGGCTTGAGCCTGTTCGCTGGCCTGTACAGCGTGCCCATGTACGCACTGATCCAGCTGCGCAGCCAGCCCACGCACCGCGCGCGCATCATCGCCGCCAACAACATCCTGAACGCCCTGTTCATGATCGCCAGCGCCGTACTGGCCGGTGCGCTCTTGTCGGCCGGCTTCACCGTGCCGCAGATCTTTCTGTTCACGGGCATCGCCAACGCCGTGGTGGCGTTCTACATCTTTCTGCTGGTGCCCGAATACCTGCTGCGCTTCGTCGCCTGGGTGCTGTCGCGCCTGGTGTACCGCTTCCAGGTGCGCGGCGACGAGCACATCCCCACCACGGGCGCCGCCATCCTGGCGTGCAACCACGTGAGCTTCGTCGATGCCGTGCTGCTGATGGCCGCCAGCCCCCGGCCCATCTACTTCGTCATGGACCACCGCATCTTTCGCGTGCCGCTGCTGGGCGGGCTGTTTCGCCTGGCCAAGGCGATTCCCATCGCGCCGCAAAAGGACGACCCCGCCACCTACGAAGCGGCCTTCGAGCGCGCCGCGCAGGTGCTGCGGGAGGGCGACCTGCTGGCCATCTTCCCCGAAGGCGGCATCACCCGCGACGGGCAGCTGCAGCCTTTCAAGGGCGGCATCATGAAGATCATCGAGCGTGCCCGCGCGGGGGGCCTGGAGGTGCCCGTCGTGCCCATGGCGCTTACGCACCTGTGGGGCTCGTACTTCAGCCGCATCGAAAGCGGCGGGGCGATGGTGCGGCCCTTCCGGCGCGGCATGTTCAACCGCGTGGGCTTGAACGTGGGCGCGCAGGTGCCGGCGCGCCAGGTGCAGCCGGAGCCCCTGCGCGAGCGCGTGGCGGCGCTGCTGGCGCGGGGGTGAGAGGCAAAGAAGTAGCTGCTGGTGATACCTGAAGCACGCGAGGGAGCCACTTCGGGTATCAAAGCGAGACTTTTCTCGCTGCCGCGCCGACCATTCGCTTCGTCACCCACTTCTTCGACGAGAGCGCCATGCACACCTCTTCCTCTTCCTCCCCGTCCCGTCCGGCCCAGCGCGACACCCGCGCCTGGCAGCTCCAGGTCTGGGCCTCGTTCGCCATCGCCCTGCTGCTGTGCGCCACGGGCCTGGCTTGGCTGCCGGGCGAACCACTGGCGCGGGCCTTCATGTTCATGGGCTATGTGTTTTGCCTGTCCACGGCGTTCGCGCTGGCCAAGTTCGTGCGCGACAGCGAGGGCGGCGCCAGCCCCGCCGGGCGTGACGTGCCGCTGTGGAGGCTGGTGGTCTGGGGCGGCTTTGCCACCGCCATGGCCCTGACCGGCTGGGGCCTGTGGGACATGCCGTTGAACCCGACCTACAAGGCCTTCCTGGGCGTGAGCTGGCTGTACCTCATCACCTGCGCGTTCACGCTGGCCAAGATGCTGCGCGACCGGCACGAGGCCGACCTGCTGGACGCGCGCCTGCAACGCAGCCGCGACGCTGCGCAATGACTCTCTTTCACCCTGCCAATCCACCCCCGGAGACGACCGTGCCGATAGCTTCCTTCCTTCTTCCTTCGCCCCGCTTTGGCCTGCGCTGCGCTGGCCTGCTGCTCGCCCTGGGGCTGAGCTGCGCCCTGCCGGCGCGGGCGCAAAGCGAGGCCTCGGCGGCGCTGTCGCTCATGCCGTTGGCCTCCGTGGTGGTGGCTTCGGGCGCCGCATCCGCCGCGGCCGGCGCATCCGGCGCCGCGGTGGCGCTGCCCGTGGCGCTGTCGGCCGGCGGGGCGCTGCTCACCGTGCGCGCCGTGCAGGCATCCGCGCAGGGCACGGTGTATGTGCTGGAGCGCGCCTCGGACGGCGCGCAGGCCAGCATCGCGCTGGCCAGCGGCGCGGCAGCCAGCGCTGCCATCGGCGTGGGCACGGTGCTCACGTGCAGCGTGATCGCCAGCGGCGTCCTCCTGTTGGCCGCCGGCGAGGTGCTGGCCTTCGTGCCCAACGCGCTGGGGCAGGCGCTGCTCTACAACGAGAGGCTGTGATGCGGCTGCACCCGACCGTCCCCCTGGCACTGGCGGCCACGCTCGCCCTCGCCGCGCTGCCCGCCCACGCCGGCCGCAGCTGCGACGCCCGCCCGCCGGATGCGCGCACCATCACCCGCGCCATGCAGCTGGCCCGGCAGACCGCCGAGCAGCTGGACGCCAGCGGCGCGCAGGTGGTGCTGCTGGCGCGCGCCGGGCAGGACCTGACCCGCTACGGCCTGCACTGGTCGCACATGGCCTGGGCCTGGCGCACGCCAGAGGGCCGCTGGCGCGTGACGCACAAGCTCAACGACTGCGGCACGGCGCGCGCCCACCTGTGGCGCCAGGGCCTGGGCGAGTTCTTCATGGACGACCTGTGGCGCTACGAGGCCGTGTGGGCCGTGCCCGCGCCGGCGGTGCAGGCACAGCTGGCGGCCCTGCTGGCCGACGCGGCGCGCAGCACGGCGCTGCAGCACCAGCCCTACAGCATGGTCAGCTACGCCTGGGGCACGCGCTACCAGCAGTCCAACCAGTGGGCCATCGAGACGCTGGCCGCCGCCATGCAGCCCGAGCAGGTGCGCACGCGCGGCCAGGCCCAGCAGTGGCTGCGCGCGCAGGGCTACGTGCCCACGGCCCTGGCGCTCGGCCCGCTCACGCGGCTGGGCGCCCGCGTCGCCAGCGCCAACGTGGCCTTCGACGACCACCCCACCGCGCAGCGCATGGCCGGGCACATCGAGACAGTGACCGTGGACTCGGTGCTCGCCTGGCTGGTCCGCGCGCAACTGGCGCAGCCGCCGCGCACGCTGGTGCTGACGGAGGTGGGTTCATCATGAAAAACCGCTCCAGCGCAGGTGCAGCAAGCGCCAGCAGCTATTATTTGAGTAGCAACTACAACCCGGGAGAAACGCCATGAGCAAGGCCCTGCGTCTGTCCGAGAAATGGTTCCGCCGCGGCCTGTGGCTGGTGGCCTTCG
The DNA window shown above is from Pulveribacter suum and carries:
- a CDS encoding YXWGXW repeat-containing protein is translated as MNRITSTLAAAATVLALGLGASGAAQAAPSATVVIQTGPHAAQPAYVVQTAPPPPRYERVPAPRRGMAWSQGHWEWRGHRYQWVPGTWVRVRHGQHYRQPRWEQRHGQWQFNQGGWDRDRDGVPNRYDRRPNDPRRH
- a CDS encoding HU family DNA-binding protein, with the translated sequence MATAKKTTAAPAKKTASAKSAAPAKAVPAKKAPAALKPVKDVFNKTTLVAHLSEQSGVESKNVKAVLAALEGAILASVHKKGSGEFTLPGLLKINLHQVEARKKRLAKDPFTGEERWFAAKPASVKIKTRALKKLKDATA
- a CDS encoding MFS transporter, which translates into the protein MTEHSAQSHPNQFALLAQRRFAPFFWTQFAGAANDNLFKFAFTVMVTYQLQVAWLPPSLAGLVIGALFILPFLLFSATAGQLTDKLEKTRIIRFVKNLEIAIMLVAAAGFVAGSAAVLLACVFLMGLHSTLFGPVKFAYLPQALNERELTGGNGMVEMGTFVAILLGNVAGGLLVALPQVGHTSVAVACVLLALVGRAVAQVIPAAPATDPGLVINWNPVSETWRNLQLARSNLVVFRSLLGISWMWFFGAVFLSQFPSFAKEVLHGNEQVASLLLVVFSVGIGTGSLLCEVLSRRHVEIGLVPLGAIGMSVFAIDLYFASRGAAAPAGGQVMGLAAFLADPGHWRVMADLAGLSLFAGLYSVPMYALIQLRSQPTHRARIIAANNILNALFMIASAVLAGALLSAGFTVPQIFLFTGIANAVVAFYIFLLVPEYLLRFVAWVLSRLVYRFQVRGDEHIPTTGAAILACNHVSFVDAVLLMAASPRPIYFVMDHRIFRVPLLGGLFRLAKAIPIAPQKDDPATYEAAFERAAQVLREGDLLAIFPEGGITRDGQLQPFKGGIMKIIERARAGGLEVPVVPMALTHLWGSYFSRIESGGAMVRPFRRGMFNRVGLNVGAQVPARQVQPEPLRERVAALLARG
- a CDS encoding tyrosine-protein phosphatase: MTVFTRSVALSGASNFRDLGGYAAQGGRLVRWRRLFRSDHLAALTAQDAQALAALGLARAVDLRGQLESAAQSYSLAAVHYHALPIEPTVVQRAKEMAQAGQQMTAPVARHLMEDTYRAFVSDNTPQFAALFAHLLEEDTPLVFHCTAGKDRTGFAAALILRTLGVPEDVVMQDYLLTNGLYRRPQAVQGSAPQEVLDVIWQVQAGFLQAAFDAVERDHGSLARYLTQQLRLDDAARERLAQLYLQPPAGA
- a CDS encoding helix-turn-helix domain-containing protein; amino-acid sequence: MSTTTDLVAALKAELKAARMTYADLGRALGMAESSVKRMLARGEMPLSRVDAICRALRLDFADLARRVADSQPLLHELTQEQERAVVADKKLLLMAISMLSQWTLAQVLTTYRLTEAEGVKYLAQLDRIGIIELRPGNRYRLKLAKTFRWRPRGPVMEYFREHALLDYFGGAFDGPGEGVLLVHGSIARSQVAAFTERMQRVAQDFAQQHLADQRLPEAEREGCTLLMALRGWEFEAFTAMRRVAPAPQRPPSRQA
- a CDS encoding DUF2145 domain-containing protein, which codes for MRLHPTVPLALAATLALAALPAHAGRSCDARPPDARTITRAMQLARQTAEQLDASGAQVVLLARAGQDLTRYGLHWSHMAWAWRTPEGRWRVTHKLNDCGTARAHLWRQGLGEFFMDDLWRYEAVWAVPAPAVQAQLAALLADAARSTALQHQPYSMVSYAWGTRYQQSNQWAIETLAAAMQPEQVRTRGQAQQWLRAQGYVPTALALGPLTRLGARVASANVAFDDHPTAQRMAGHIETVTVDSVLAWLVRAQLAQPPRTLVLTEVGSS
- a CDS encoding PhaM family polyhydroxyalkanoate granule multifunctional regulatory protein, whose product is MSDNSPFGFARFVPGFDFLQSLAKGAAGGMPGLPGWVAPTASVQELDRRIQELKAVQFWLEQNARALTATVQALEVQKMTLATLAGMNVAVGDVAAALGGMGAAAASPAPAPAAPPRPAPQPQPAPQGSSEPAGAAPGAADPLQWWGALTHQFQQIAAHAMQDAATQQAAFDATRDMAGGAFKTASDMATQWAQAAGGDAAAPASPGAGRAATATAAEPAAGKKAAAKKSAKKQL
- a CDS encoding D-amino acid dehydrogenase — protein: MRVIVLGAGVIGTTSAYFLQQLGHEVTVIDRQAVPGAETSLANGGQISVSHAEPWANPSAPLKVLSWLGKEDAPLLFRLRADMRQWLWGLQFLRECTPARTRHNIHQIVQLGTYSRDVLRELREHLGLQYDQRTQGILHFYTSAREFDGALAPAEQMRALGCERQVVSAEEAIRIEPALAAMRDRLAGATFTAEDESGDAHLFTRELARAAEAAGARWRMGCHITALREAGGRIDHVEITNEEGRYERLQADAYVLALGAHSPLLVQPLGISLPIYPAKGYSVTLPVRDAALAYQTSLTDDEFKLVFSRYTSAAQGGRAARDVLRVAGTAELNGYSRALSEVRCAAIVRRVEELFPGAADTAAAQYWSGLRPATPSNVPLIGSTRVPNLFLNTGHGTLGWTHACGSGRSIARIVSGLAPELDFAFCGPQGAGAGVQPAQLPA
- a CDS encoding YiaA/YiaB family inner membrane protein — encoded protein: MHTSSSSSPSRPAQRDTRAWQLQVWASFAIALLLCATGLAWLPGEPLARAFMFMGYVFCLSTAFALAKFVRDSEGGASPAGRDVPLWRLVVWGGFATAMALTGWGLWDMPLNPTYKAFLGVSWLYLITCAFTLAKMLRDRHEADLLDARLQRSRDAAQ